The Zingiber officinale cultivar Zhangliang chromosome 9A, Zo_v1.1, whole genome shotgun sequence genome window below encodes:
- the LOC122018622 gene encoding uncharacterized protein LOC122018622 isoform X2, protein MGKRPHTRQLKGNVGCVSGLISLLDFRRGHPIQKLLSDTKHESTSHIGSGYSRIELDALRNPENKHEGATLLDEIRDDKVSVGSTSIKALMEGEMSQTERSLNFDMAAFLVEFYSYTRQQASRDADNKFDLLHSLESISLGSHYHLHELDDHLDQNISFLKKTLSDFAELISQKSIVKEQNDGGLIFRSEKLRDAIAAIDSDRKLFIKLLQDPDSVLFKHIQSLHGDQVRKTSKLGSDRYTENVPLLVEKNDNSGKCNESDRNQLPQKQNRYNFFWRKDKSKGTKPTVENPTSKSLNRIVILKPNPTRTTGSSVPQFRHVPKQSDSDERIVSHFSLREIRRRLRHIIGESREARHAISMDGLLHRIPVRPSESRDSSENLSCDNKQPKSVYLDNRKSKNISSEEFEVNSNSHISPSTSRSESSIYEEAKKHLTEMLNTRVDSLPRVEVSKSLGTMLSILRYTELSPTSSPQRDEELAVPPKEIEDPSLQQLKHEGGINNLRNKIFRSSILLVHSSDESKMLVMAAELVGTAISELLLVRSKDLNSQEIVEEVGAKRTIESNQLDEPTLCGLSTAVAQPKPRPSSLVKQNLMAPESINEKLEQPSPVSVLEKFISDDISSPDSTGIENYNIQVQDQQAVQEGNNSGRLIASPVVNDDCQARFDYIEAVLEASGLVDEFPMKWDIEDQLLEPSLYEEIGIFFCFPQDDPKLLFDCINEVLLDIHESFLKSISCLSYVKRNIQPGPQGEGLIQEVSKSLEWHLQVPSPNTLDTVVKKDLNGRPWMDLRLEVLNITSETTSDIILGIIEEIVFDCWC, encoded by the exons ATGGGCAAAAGACCTCATACACGACAGCTAAAGGGCAATGTTGGATGTGTTTCGGGTTTGATCAGCTTGTTGGATTTCCGTCGAGGCCATCCAATTCAGAAGTTACTTTCAGATACAAAGCATGAAAGTACTAGCCATATTG GTTCTGGCTACTCGAGAATTGAGCTCGATGCACTAAGAAATCCAGAAAACAAGCATGAAGGTGCCACT CTTCTTGATGAAATTAGAGACGATAAGGTTAGTGTGGGTTCAACAAGTATAAAAGCACTGATGGAAGGAGAGATGTCTCAAACTGAAAGATCTCTTAACTTTGACATGGCAGCATTTTTGGTAGAATTCTACAGTTATACTCGCCAACAAGCTAGCCGAGATGCTGACAATAAGTTTGATTTGCTTCATTCCTTGGAAAGTATTAGTTTGGGGAGTCACTACCATCTTCATGAACTTGATGATCATCTTGATCAAaatatctcttttttaaaaaagacaCTTTCTGATTTTGCTGAGCTGATAAGTCAGAAATCCATTGTCAAGGaacaaaatgatggaggattAATTTTCCGGTCGGAAAAGTTAAGGGATGCAATAGCTGCTATAGATTCAGATAGGAAGTTATTTATCAAGCTCCTCCAAGATCCAGATTCAGTTCTGTTTAAACATATTCAAAGTCTTCATGGTGATCAGGTAAGGAAAACATCCAAACTGGGATCAGATAGATATACAGAAAATGTCCCGCTGTTGGTGGAGAAGAATGATAATTCAGGGAAATGCAACGAGTCTGACCGCAACCAATTACCTCAGAAACAAAACAGATATAACTTTTTCTGGAGAAAGGACAAGTCCAAGGGGACGAAGCCTACAGTAGAAAATCCAACTTCCAAATCTTTGAATAGAATTGTCATTTTGAAGCCAAACCCAACGAGAACTACTGGAAGTTCTGTGCCGCAATTCCGTCATGTCCCTAAACAAAGCGACAGTGATGAAAGGATTGTATCCCATTTTTCCCTAAGAGAAATTAGGAGGAGACTCCGGCATATAATTGGTGAGAGCAGAGAAGCACGACATGCTATTTCCATGGATGGTCTTCTACACAGAATTCCAGTTAGGCCTAGTGAGTCTCGTGACTCATCTGAAAATTTATCTTGTGACAATAAGCAACCCaaatcagtataccttgataatAGGAAAAGTAAGAACATTAGTTCCGAAGAATTTGAAGTTAACAGCAACAGTCATATTTCTCCGTCGACATCAAGATCTGAGTCTTCAATATATGAGGAAGCCAAGAAGCATCTCACTGAGATGCTAAACACAAGAGTCGATAGTTTGCCAagagttgaagtttcaaaatcATTGGGAACAATGCTTTCTATCTTAAGATACACCGAGTTATCTCCTACATCCAGTCCTCAAAGAGATGAGGAGCTTGCTGTGCCGCCTAAAGAGATAGAAGATCCATCACTACAACAGTTAAAGCATGAAGGTGGGATCAATAACCTTAGAAACAAAATATTTAGAAGTTCCATTTTGCTTGTCCATTCAAGTGATGAAAGTAAAATGTTGGTCATGGCTGCAGAACTGGTTGGAACCGCTATATCAGAGCTATTACTTGTCCGTAGCAAAGACTTGAACAGCCAAG AGATCGTCGAAGAAGTTGGTGCTAAAAGAACTATAGAATCTAACCAATTGGATGAACCTACATTATGTGGCTTG TCAACAGCAGTGGCGCAGCCGAAGCCCCGACCAAGCAGCTTAGTCAAGCAAAACTTAATGGCTCCTGAAAGCATCAATGAAAAACTAGAGCAACCAAGTCCAGTATCTGTTCTAGAAAAGTTCATATCAGATGATATTAGCAGCCCTGACTCTACTGGGATAGAGAATT ATAATATTCAAGTACAAGATCAACAAGCTGTTCAAGAAGGCAACAATTCTGGAAGACTTATAGCATCACCTGTTGTAAATGACGATTGTCAAGCTAGGTTTGATTACATCGAAGCAGTCTTGGAAGCTTCAGGACTTGTGGATGAATTCCCAATGAAATGGGATATAGAAGACCAGTTACTTGAACCATCTTTGTACGAGGAAATAGGAATCTTTTTTTGCTTCCCACAAGATGATCCTAAGCTTCTATTCGACTGCATCAATGAAGTCCTTTTAGATATACACGAGAGCTTCTTGAAAAGCATCTCGTGCCTATCCTACGTCAAGCGAAATATCCAACCTGGCCCTCAAGGTGAAGGCTTAATCCAAGAGGTAAGCAAGAGCCTCGAATGGCATCTTCAAGTACCATCGCCCAACACATTAGATACGGTTGTCAAAAAGGACTTGAATGGTCGACCTTGGATGGACCTTCGACTTGAAGTTCTCAATATTACCAGTGAGACAACATCTGATATCATCTTGGGTATAATCGAAGAGATTGTTTTCGACTGTTGGTGCTGA
- the LOC122018622 gene encoding uncharacterized protein LOC122018622 isoform X4, whose product MGKRPHTRQLKGNVGCVSGLISLLDFRRGHPIQKLLSDTKHESTSHIGSGYSRIELDALRNPENKHEGATLLDEIRDDKVSVGSTSIKALMEGEMSQTERSLNFDMAAFLVEFYSYTRQQASRDADNKFDLLHSLESISLGSHYHLHELDDHLDQNISFLKKTLSDFAELISQKSIVKEQNDGGLIFRSEKLRDAIAAIDSDRKLFIKLLQDPDSVLFKHIQSLHGDQVRKTSKLGSDRYTENVPLLVEKNDNSGKCNESDRNQLPQKQNRYNFFWRKDKSKGTKPTVENPTSKSLNRIVILKPNPTRTTGSSVPQFRHVPKQSDSDERIVSHFSLREIRRRLRHIIGESREARHAISMDGLLHRIPVRPSESRDSSENLSCDNKQPKSVYLDNRKSKNISSEEFEVNSNSHISPSTSRSESSIYEEAKKHLTEMLNTRVDSLPRVEVSKSLGTMLSILRYTELSPTSSPQRDEELAVPPKEIEDPSLQQLKHEELVGTAISELLLVRSKDLNSQEIVEEVGAKRTIESNQLDEPTLCGLSTAVAQPKPRPSSLVKQNLMAPESINEKLEQPSPVSVLEKFISDDISSPDSTGIENYNIQVQDQQAVQEGNNSGRLIASPVVNDDCQARFDYIEAVLEASGLVDEFPMKWDIEDQLLEPSLYEEIGIFFCFPQDDPKLLFDCINEVLLDIHESFLKSISCLSYVKRNIQPGPQGEGLIQEVSKSLEWHLQVPSPNTLDTVVKKDLNGRPWMDLRLEVLNITSETTSDIILGIIEEIVFDCWC is encoded by the exons ATGGGCAAAAGACCTCATACACGACAGCTAAAGGGCAATGTTGGATGTGTTTCGGGTTTGATCAGCTTGTTGGATTTCCGTCGAGGCCATCCAATTCAGAAGTTACTTTCAGATACAAAGCATGAAAGTACTAGCCATATTG GTTCTGGCTACTCGAGAATTGAGCTCGATGCACTAAGAAATCCAGAAAACAAGCATGAAGGTGCCACT CTTCTTGATGAAATTAGAGACGATAAGGTTAGTGTGGGTTCAACAAGTATAAAAGCACTGATGGAAGGAGAGATGTCTCAAACTGAAAGATCTCTTAACTTTGACATGGCAGCATTTTTGGTAGAATTCTACAGTTATACTCGCCAACAAGCTAGCCGAGATGCTGACAATAAGTTTGATTTGCTTCATTCCTTGGAAAGTATTAGTTTGGGGAGTCACTACCATCTTCATGAACTTGATGATCATCTTGATCAAaatatctcttttttaaaaaagacaCTTTCTGATTTTGCTGAGCTGATAAGTCAGAAATCCATTGTCAAGGaacaaaatgatggaggattAATTTTCCGGTCGGAAAAGTTAAGGGATGCAATAGCTGCTATAGATTCAGATAGGAAGTTATTTATCAAGCTCCTCCAAGATCCAGATTCAGTTCTGTTTAAACATATTCAAAGTCTTCATGGTGATCAGGTAAGGAAAACATCCAAACTGGGATCAGATAGATATACAGAAAATGTCCCGCTGTTGGTGGAGAAGAATGATAATTCAGGGAAATGCAACGAGTCTGACCGCAACCAATTACCTCAGAAACAAAACAGATATAACTTTTTCTGGAGAAAGGACAAGTCCAAGGGGACGAAGCCTACAGTAGAAAATCCAACTTCCAAATCTTTGAATAGAATTGTCATTTTGAAGCCAAACCCAACGAGAACTACTGGAAGTTCTGTGCCGCAATTCCGTCATGTCCCTAAACAAAGCGACAGTGATGAAAGGATTGTATCCCATTTTTCCCTAAGAGAAATTAGGAGGAGACTCCGGCATATAATTGGTGAGAGCAGAGAAGCACGACATGCTATTTCCATGGATGGTCTTCTACACAGAATTCCAGTTAGGCCTAGTGAGTCTCGTGACTCATCTGAAAATTTATCTTGTGACAATAAGCAACCCaaatcagtataccttgataatAGGAAAAGTAAGAACATTAGTTCCGAAGAATTTGAAGTTAACAGCAACAGTCATATTTCTCCGTCGACATCAAGATCTGAGTCTTCAATATATGAGGAAGCCAAGAAGCATCTCACTGAGATGCTAAACACAAGAGTCGATAGTTTGCCAagagttgaagtttcaaaatcATTGGGAACAATGCTTTCTATCTTAAGATACACCGAGTTATCTCCTACATCCAGTCCTCAAAGAGATGAGGAGCTTGCTGTGCCGCCTAAAGAGATAGAAGATCCATCACTACAACAGTTAAAGCATGAAG AACTGGTTGGAACCGCTATATCAGAGCTATTACTTGTCCGTAGCAAAGACTTGAACAGCCAAG AGATCGTCGAAGAAGTTGGTGCTAAAAGAACTATAGAATCTAACCAATTGGATGAACCTACATTATGTGGCTTG TCAACAGCAGTGGCGCAGCCGAAGCCCCGACCAAGCAGCTTAGTCAAGCAAAACTTAATGGCTCCTGAAAGCATCAATGAAAAACTAGAGCAACCAAGTCCAGTATCTGTTCTAGAAAAGTTCATATCAGATGATATTAGCAGCCCTGACTCTACTGGGATAGAGAATT ATAATATTCAAGTACAAGATCAACAAGCTGTTCAAGAAGGCAACAATTCTGGAAGACTTATAGCATCACCTGTTGTAAATGACGATTGTCAAGCTAGGTTTGATTACATCGAAGCAGTCTTGGAAGCTTCAGGACTTGTGGATGAATTCCCAATGAAATGGGATATAGAAGACCAGTTACTTGAACCATCTTTGTACGAGGAAATAGGAATCTTTTTTTGCTTCCCACAAGATGATCCTAAGCTTCTATTCGACTGCATCAATGAAGTCCTTTTAGATATACACGAGAGCTTCTTGAAAAGCATCTCGTGCCTATCCTACGTCAAGCGAAATATCCAACCTGGCCCTCAAGGTGAAGGCTTAATCCAAGAGGTAAGCAAGAGCCTCGAATGGCATCTTCAAGTACCATCGCCCAACACATTAGATACGGTTGTCAAAAAGGACTTGAATGGTCGACCTTGGATGGACCTTCGACTTGAAGTTCTCAATATTACCAGTGAGACAACATCTGATATCATCTTGGGTATAATCGAAGAGATTGTTTTCGACTGTTGGTGCTGA
- the LOC122018622 gene encoding uncharacterized protein LOC122018622 isoform X3 translates to MGKRPHTRQLKGNVGCVSGLISLLDFRRGHPIQKLLSDTKHESTSHIGSGYSRIELDALRNPENKHEGATLLDEIRDDKVSVGSTSIKALMEGEMSQTERSLNFDMAAFLVEFYSYTRQQASRDADNKFDLLHSLESISLGSHYHLHELDDHLDQNISFLKKTLSDFAELISQKSIVKEQNDGGLIFRSEKLRDAIAAIDSDRKLFIKLLQDPDSVLFKHIQSLHGDQVRKTSKLGSDRYTENVPLLVEKNDNSGKCNESDRNQLPQKQNRYNFFWRKDKSKGTKPTVENPTSKSLNRIVILKPNPTRTTGSSVPQFRHVPKQSDSDERIVSHFSLREIRRRLRHIIGESREARHAISMDGLLHRIPVRPSESRDSSENLSCDNKQPKSVYLDNRKSKNISSEEFEVNSNSHISPSTSRSESSIYEEAKKHLTEMLNTRVDSLPRVEVSKSLGTMLSILRYTELSPTSSPQRDEELAVPPKEIEDPSLQQLKHEELVGTAISELLLVRSKDLNSQEIVEEVGAKRTIESNQLDEPTLCGLDIFEEKSTAVAQPKPRPSSLVKQNLMAPESINEKLEQPSPVSVLEKFISDDISSPDSTGIENYNIQVQDQQAVQEGNNSGRLIASPVVNDDCQARFDYIEAVLEASGLVDEFPMKWDIEDQLLEPSLYEEIGIFFCFPQDDPKLLFDCINEVLLDIHESFLKSISCLSYVKRNIQPGPQGEGLIQEVSKSLEWHLQVPSPNTLDTVVKKDLNGRPWMDLRLEVLNITSETTSDIILGIIEEIVFDCWC, encoded by the exons ATGGGCAAAAGACCTCATACACGACAGCTAAAGGGCAATGTTGGATGTGTTTCGGGTTTGATCAGCTTGTTGGATTTCCGTCGAGGCCATCCAATTCAGAAGTTACTTTCAGATACAAAGCATGAAAGTACTAGCCATATTG GTTCTGGCTACTCGAGAATTGAGCTCGATGCACTAAGAAATCCAGAAAACAAGCATGAAGGTGCCACT CTTCTTGATGAAATTAGAGACGATAAGGTTAGTGTGGGTTCAACAAGTATAAAAGCACTGATGGAAGGAGAGATGTCTCAAACTGAAAGATCTCTTAACTTTGACATGGCAGCATTTTTGGTAGAATTCTACAGTTATACTCGCCAACAAGCTAGCCGAGATGCTGACAATAAGTTTGATTTGCTTCATTCCTTGGAAAGTATTAGTTTGGGGAGTCACTACCATCTTCATGAACTTGATGATCATCTTGATCAAaatatctcttttttaaaaaagacaCTTTCTGATTTTGCTGAGCTGATAAGTCAGAAATCCATTGTCAAGGaacaaaatgatggaggattAATTTTCCGGTCGGAAAAGTTAAGGGATGCAATAGCTGCTATAGATTCAGATAGGAAGTTATTTATCAAGCTCCTCCAAGATCCAGATTCAGTTCTGTTTAAACATATTCAAAGTCTTCATGGTGATCAGGTAAGGAAAACATCCAAACTGGGATCAGATAGATATACAGAAAATGTCCCGCTGTTGGTGGAGAAGAATGATAATTCAGGGAAATGCAACGAGTCTGACCGCAACCAATTACCTCAGAAACAAAACAGATATAACTTTTTCTGGAGAAAGGACAAGTCCAAGGGGACGAAGCCTACAGTAGAAAATCCAACTTCCAAATCTTTGAATAGAATTGTCATTTTGAAGCCAAACCCAACGAGAACTACTGGAAGTTCTGTGCCGCAATTCCGTCATGTCCCTAAACAAAGCGACAGTGATGAAAGGATTGTATCCCATTTTTCCCTAAGAGAAATTAGGAGGAGACTCCGGCATATAATTGGTGAGAGCAGAGAAGCACGACATGCTATTTCCATGGATGGTCTTCTACACAGAATTCCAGTTAGGCCTAGTGAGTCTCGTGACTCATCTGAAAATTTATCTTGTGACAATAAGCAACCCaaatcagtataccttgataatAGGAAAAGTAAGAACATTAGTTCCGAAGAATTTGAAGTTAACAGCAACAGTCATATTTCTCCGTCGACATCAAGATCTGAGTCTTCAATATATGAGGAAGCCAAGAAGCATCTCACTGAGATGCTAAACACAAGAGTCGATAGTTTGCCAagagttgaagtttcaaaatcATTGGGAACAATGCTTTCTATCTTAAGATACACCGAGTTATCTCCTACATCCAGTCCTCAAAGAGATGAGGAGCTTGCTGTGCCGCCTAAAGAGATAGAAGATCCATCACTACAACAGTTAAAGCATGAAG AACTGGTTGGAACCGCTATATCAGAGCTATTACTTGTCCGTAGCAAAGACTTGAACAGCCAAG AGATCGTCGAAGAAGTTGGTGCTAAAAGAACTATAGAATCTAACCAATTGGATGAACCTACATTATGTGGCTTG GACATATTTGAAGAGAAGTCAACAGCAGTGGCGCAGCCGAAGCCCCGACCAAGCAGCTTAGTCAAGCAAAACTTAATGGCTCCTGAAAGCATCAATGAAAAACTAGAGCAACCAAGTCCAGTATCTGTTCTAGAAAAGTTCATATCAGATGATATTAGCAGCCCTGACTCTACTGGGATAGAGAATT ATAATATTCAAGTACAAGATCAACAAGCTGTTCAAGAAGGCAACAATTCTGGAAGACTTATAGCATCACCTGTTGTAAATGACGATTGTCAAGCTAGGTTTGATTACATCGAAGCAGTCTTGGAAGCTTCAGGACTTGTGGATGAATTCCCAATGAAATGGGATATAGAAGACCAGTTACTTGAACCATCTTTGTACGAGGAAATAGGAATCTTTTTTTGCTTCCCACAAGATGATCCTAAGCTTCTATTCGACTGCATCAATGAAGTCCTTTTAGATATACACGAGAGCTTCTTGAAAAGCATCTCGTGCCTATCCTACGTCAAGCGAAATATCCAACCTGGCCCTCAAGGTGAAGGCTTAATCCAAGAGGTAAGCAAGAGCCTCGAATGGCATCTTCAAGTACCATCGCCCAACACATTAGATACGGTTGTCAAAAAGGACTTGAATGGTCGACCTTGGATGGACCTTCGACTTGAAGTTCTCAATATTACCAGTGAGACAACATCTGATATCATCTTGGGTATAATCGAAGAGATTGTTTTCGACTGTTGGTGCTGA
- the LOC122018622 gene encoding uncharacterized protein LOC122018622 isoform X1, whose product MGKRPHTRQLKGNVGCVSGLISLLDFRRGHPIQKLLSDTKHESTSHIGSGYSRIELDALRNPENKHEGATLLDEIRDDKVSVGSTSIKALMEGEMSQTERSLNFDMAAFLVEFYSYTRQQASRDADNKFDLLHSLESISLGSHYHLHELDDHLDQNISFLKKTLSDFAELISQKSIVKEQNDGGLIFRSEKLRDAIAAIDSDRKLFIKLLQDPDSVLFKHIQSLHGDQVRKTSKLGSDRYTENVPLLVEKNDNSGKCNESDRNQLPQKQNRYNFFWRKDKSKGTKPTVENPTSKSLNRIVILKPNPTRTTGSSVPQFRHVPKQSDSDERIVSHFSLREIRRRLRHIIGESREARHAISMDGLLHRIPVRPSESRDSSENLSCDNKQPKSVYLDNRKSKNISSEEFEVNSNSHISPSTSRSESSIYEEAKKHLTEMLNTRVDSLPRVEVSKSLGTMLSILRYTELSPTSSPQRDEELAVPPKEIEDPSLQQLKHEGGINNLRNKIFRSSILLVHSSDESKMLVMAAELVGTAISELLLVRSKDLNSQEIVEEVGAKRTIESNQLDEPTLCGLDIFEEKSTAVAQPKPRPSSLVKQNLMAPESINEKLEQPSPVSVLEKFISDDISSPDSTGIENYNIQVQDQQAVQEGNNSGRLIASPVVNDDCQARFDYIEAVLEASGLVDEFPMKWDIEDQLLEPSLYEEIGIFFCFPQDDPKLLFDCINEVLLDIHESFLKSISCLSYVKRNIQPGPQGEGLIQEVSKSLEWHLQVPSPNTLDTVVKKDLNGRPWMDLRLEVLNITSETTSDIILGIIEEIVFDCWC is encoded by the exons ATGGGCAAAAGACCTCATACACGACAGCTAAAGGGCAATGTTGGATGTGTTTCGGGTTTGATCAGCTTGTTGGATTTCCGTCGAGGCCATCCAATTCAGAAGTTACTTTCAGATACAAAGCATGAAAGTACTAGCCATATTG GTTCTGGCTACTCGAGAATTGAGCTCGATGCACTAAGAAATCCAGAAAACAAGCATGAAGGTGCCACT CTTCTTGATGAAATTAGAGACGATAAGGTTAGTGTGGGTTCAACAAGTATAAAAGCACTGATGGAAGGAGAGATGTCTCAAACTGAAAGATCTCTTAACTTTGACATGGCAGCATTTTTGGTAGAATTCTACAGTTATACTCGCCAACAAGCTAGCCGAGATGCTGACAATAAGTTTGATTTGCTTCATTCCTTGGAAAGTATTAGTTTGGGGAGTCACTACCATCTTCATGAACTTGATGATCATCTTGATCAAaatatctcttttttaaaaaagacaCTTTCTGATTTTGCTGAGCTGATAAGTCAGAAATCCATTGTCAAGGaacaaaatgatggaggattAATTTTCCGGTCGGAAAAGTTAAGGGATGCAATAGCTGCTATAGATTCAGATAGGAAGTTATTTATCAAGCTCCTCCAAGATCCAGATTCAGTTCTGTTTAAACATATTCAAAGTCTTCATGGTGATCAGGTAAGGAAAACATCCAAACTGGGATCAGATAGATATACAGAAAATGTCCCGCTGTTGGTGGAGAAGAATGATAATTCAGGGAAATGCAACGAGTCTGACCGCAACCAATTACCTCAGAAACAAAACAGATATAACTTTTTCTGGAGAAAGGACAAGTCCAAGGGGACGAAGCCTACAGTAGAAAATCCAACTTCCAAATCTTTGAATAGAATTGTCATTTTGAAGCCAAACCCAACGAGAACTACTGGAAGTTCTGTGCCGCAATTCCGTCATGTCCCTAAACAAAGCGACAGTGATGAAAGGATTGTATCCCATTTTTCCCTAAGAGAAATTAGGAGGAGACTCCGGCATATAATTGGTGAGAGCAGAGAAGCACGACATGCTATTTCCATGGATGGTCTTCTACACAGAATTCCAGTTAGGCCTAGTGAGTCTCGTGACTCATCTGAAAATTTATCTTGTGACAATAAGCAACCCaaatcagtataccttgataatAGGAAAAGTAAGAACATTAGTTCCGAAGAATTTGAAGTTAACAGCAACAGTCATATTTCTCCGTCGACATCAAGATCTGAGTCTTCAATATATGAGGAAGCCAAGAAGCATCTCACTGAGATGCTAAACACAAGAGTCGATAGTTTGCCAagagttgaagtttcaaaatcATTGGGAACAATGCTTTCTATCTTAAGATACACCGAGTTATCTCCTACATCCAGTCCTCAAAGAGATGAGGAGCTTGCTGTGCCGCCTAAAGAGATAGAAGATCCATCACTACAACAGTTAAAGCATGAAGGTGGGATCAATAACCTTAGAAACAAAATATTTAGAAGTTCCATTTTGCTTGTCCATTCAAGTGATGAAAGTAAAATGTTGGTCATGGCTGCAGAACTGGTTGGAACCGCTATATCAGAGCTATTACTTGTCCGTAGCAAAGACTTGAACAGCCAAG AGATCGTCGAAGAAGTTGGTGCTAAAAGAACTATAGAATCTAACCAATTGGATGAACCTACATTATGTGGCTTG GACATATTTGAAGAGAAGTCAACAGCAGTGGCGCAGCCGAAGCCCCGACCAAGCAGCTTAGTCAAGCAAAACTTAATGGCTCCTGAAAGCATCAATGAAAAACTAGAGCAACCAAGTCCAGTATCTGTTCTAGAAAAGTTCATATCAGATGATATTAGCAGCCCTGACTCTACTGGGATAGAGAATT ATAATATTCAAGTACAAGATCAACAAGCTGTTCAAGAAGGCAACAATTCTGGAAGACTTATAGCATCACCTGTTGTAAATGACGATTGTCAAGCTAGGTTTGATTACATCGAAGCAGTCTTGGAAGCTTCAGGACTTGTGGATGAATTCCCAATGAAATGGGATATAGAAGACCAGTTACTTGAACCATCTTTGTACGAGGAAATAGGAATCTTTTTTTGCTTCCCACAAGATGATCCTAAGCTTCTATTCGACTGCATCAATGAAGTCCTTTTAGATATACACGAGAGCTTCTTGAAAAGCATCTCGTGCCTATCCTACGTCAAGCGAAATATCCAACCTGGCCCTCAAGGTGAAGGCTTAATCCAAGAGGTAAGCAAGAGCCTCGAATGGCATCTTCAAGTACCATCGCCCAACACATTAGATACGGTTGTCAAAAAGGACTTGAATGGTCGACCTTGGATGGACCTTCGACTTGAAGTTCTCAATATTACCAGTGAGACAACATCTGATATCATCTTGGGTATAATCGAAGAGATTGTTTTCGACTGTTGGTGCTGA